In one window of Lynx canadensis isolate LIC74 chromosome A3, mLynCan4.pri.v2, whole genome shotgun sequence DNA:
- the GMEB2 gene encoding glucocorticoid modulatory element-binding protein 2 isoform X1 — protein MATPDVSVHMEEVVVVTTPDTAVDGSGVEEVKTVLVTTNLAPHGGDLAEDSMETENAAAAAAAAFTASSQLKEAVLEVKVAEEEEGLEAEIVYPITCGDSRANLIWRKFVCPGINVKCVQYDEHVISPKEFVHLAGKSTLKDWKRAIRMNGIMLRKIMDSGELDFYQHDKVCSNTCRSTKIDLSGARVSLSSPTSAEYIPLTPATADVNGSPATITIETCEDPGDWTTAIADDTFSFWRGLKDAGLLDEVIHEFHQELMETMKGLQQRVQDPPLQLRDAVLLNNIVQNFGMLDLVKKVLASHKCQMDRSREQYARDLAALEQQCDEHRRRAKELKHKSQHLSNVLMTLTPVSLPPPAKRPRLARATSGPAAIASQVLTQSAQIALSPGVPVSQLTGVPLGKVVSALPSPALGKGPTQAAPAGSPASPLLGGYTVLASSGATFPSTVEIHPDASSLTVLSTAAMQDGSTVVKVVSPLQLLTLPGLGPTLQNVAQVSPGGSTIVTVPTGAVESAVAASGPEEHTATIEVAAMAEGREHK, from the exons ATGGCAACCCCGGATGTGAGCGTCCACatggaggaggtggtggtggtgacgacGCCGGACACGGCGGTGGATGGCAGCGGCGTGGAGGAGGTGAAGACTGTGCTGGTGACGACCAACCTGGCTCCTCACGG GGGCGACCTGGCGGAAGACAGTATGGAGACGGAAAATGCAGCGGCGGCTGCCGCGGCCGCGTTCACAGCATCCTCGCAGCTCAAGGAGGCCGTGTTAG AAGTGAAGGTGGCTGAAGAGGAGGAGGGCCTGGAGGCTGAAATCGTGTACCCCATTACCTGCGGGGACAGCAGGGCCAACCTGATCTGGAGGAAGTTTGTGTGTCCGGGCATCAATGTGAAGTGTGTTCAG TATGACGAGCACGTGATCAGCCCGAAGGAGTTTGTGCACCTGGCTGGCAAGTCCACGCTGAAGGACTGGAAGAGGGCCATCCGGATGAACGGCATCATGCTCAG GAAGATCATGGACTCCGGGGAGCTGGACTTCTATCAGCACGACAAGGTCTGCTCCAACACGTGCCGCAGCACCAAGATCGACCTCTCGGGCGCCCGCGTGTCGCTGAGCAGCCCCACGTCCGCCGAGTACATTCCACTCACGCCTGCCACGGCCGACG TGAACGGGTCTCCCGCTACCATCACCATAGAGACCTGTGAGGACCCCGGTGACTGGACCACGGCCATCGCAG ATGACACATTTTCCTTCTGGCGAGGGCTCAAGGATGCTGGTCTGCTGGACGAGGTCATCCATGAGTTCCACCAGGAGCTGATGGAGACCATGAAGGGCCTGCAGCAGCGGGTCCAGGACCCTCCCCTGCAGCTCCGAG ATGCCGTCCTCCTCAACAACATCGTGCAGAACTTCGGCATGCTGGACCTGGTGAAGAAGGTGCTGGCCAGCCACAAGTGCCAGATGGACCGCTCCCGGGAGCAGTACGCCCGGGACCTGGCAG CCCTGGAACAGCAGTGTGATGAGCACCGACGTCGAGCCAAGGAACTCAAGCACAAATCTCAGCACCTCAGCAACGTGCTTATGACACTCACGCCCGTCTCCCTGCCGCCCCCCGCGAAGCGGCCGCGGCTCGCGAGGGCCACGTCCGGGCCGGCCGCCATCGCCTCGCAGGTGCTCACCCAGTCTGCCCAGATCGCCCTCAGCCCCGGCGTGCCAGTCTCCCAGCTGACCGGCGTGCCGCTCGGCAAAGTAGTGtccgccctgccctcccctgcgcTGGGCAAGGGGCCCACGCAGGCTGCTCCCGCCGGCTCGCCAGCCTCGCCGCTGCTCGGGGGCTACACGGTGCTGGCCTCGTCGGGTGCCACCTTCCCCAGCACGGTGGAGATCCACCCGGACGCATCCAGCCTCACGGTCCTGAGCACGGCCGCCATGCAGGACGGCAGCACTGTGGTCAAGGTGGTGAGCCCCCTACAGCTGCTCACCCTGCCCGGCCTGGGCCCCACCCTGCAGAACGTGGCTCAGGTGTCGCCCGGGGGCAGCACCATCGTGACAGTGCCCACAGGGGCCGTCGAGAGCGCCGTGGCCGCCTCGGGCCCCGAGGAGCACACTGCCACCATCGAGGTGGCCGCCATGGCGGAAGGCCGAGAGCACAAGTAG
- the GMEB2 gene encoding glucocorticoid modulatory element-binding protein 2 isoform X2, giving the protein MATPDVSVHMEEVVVVTTPDTAVDGSGVEEVKTVLVTTNLAPHGGDLAEDSMETENAAAAAAAAFTASSQLKEAVLVKVAEEEEGLEAEIVYPITCGDSRANLIWRKFVCPGINVKCVQYDEHVISPKEFVHLAGKSTLKDWKRAIRMNGIMLRKIMDSGELDFYQHDKVCSNTCRSTKIDLSGARVSLSSPTSAEYIPLTPATADVNGSPATITIETCEDPGDWTTAIADDTFSFWRGLKDAGLLDEVIHEFHQELMETMKGLQQRVQDPPLQLRDAVLLNNIVQNFGMLDLVKKVLASHKCQMDRSREQYARDLAALEQQCDEHRRRAKELKHKSQHLSNVLMTLTPVSLPPPAKRPRLARATSGPAAIASQVLTQSAQIALSPGVPVSQLTGVPLGKVVSALPSPALGKGPTQAAPAGSPASPLLGGYTVLASSGATFPSTVEIHPDASSLTVLSTAAMQDGSTVVKVVSPLQLLTLPGLGPTLQNVAQVSPGGSTIVTVPTGAVESAVAASGPEEHTATIEVAAMAEGREHK; this is encoded by the exons ATGGCAACCCCGGATGTGAGCGTCCACatggaggaggtggtggtggtgacgacGCCGGACACGGCGGTGGATGGCAGCGGCGTGGAGGAGGTGAAGACTGTGCTGGTGACGACCAACCTGGCTCCTCACGG GGGCGACCTGGCGGAAGACAGTATGGAGACGGAAAATGCAGCGGCGGCTGCCGCGGCCGCGTTCACAGCATCCTCGCAGCTCAAGGAGGCCGTGTTAG TGAAGGTGGCTGAAGAGGAGGAGGGCCTGGAGGCTGAAATCGTGTACCCCATTACCTGCGGGGACAGCAGGGCCAACCTGATCTGGAGGAAGTTTGTGTGTCCGGGCATCAATGTGAAGTGTGTTCAG TATGACGAGCACGTGATCAGCCCGAAGGAGTTTGTGCACCTGGCTGGCAAGTCCACGCTGAAGGACTGGAAGAGGGCCATCCGGATGAACGGCATCATGCTCAG GAAGATCATGGACTCCGGGGAGCTGGACTTCTATCAGCACGACAAGGTCTGCTCCAACACGTGCCGCAGCACCAAGATCGACCTCTCGGGCGCCCGCGTGTCGCTGAGCAGCCCCACGTCCGCCGAGTACATTCCACTCACGCCTGCCACGGCCGACG TGAACGGGTCTCCCGCTACCATCACCATAGAGACCTGTGAGGACCCCGGTGACTGGACCACGGCCATCGCAG ATGACACATTTTCCTTCTGGCGAGGGCTCAAGGATGCTGGTCTGCTGGACGAGGTCATCCATGAGTTCCACCAGGAGCTGATGGAGACCATGAAGGGCCTGCAGCAGCGGGTCCAGGACCCTCCCCTGCAGCTCCGAG ATGCCGTCCTCCTCAACAACATCGTGCAGAACTTCGGCATGCTGGACCTGGTGAAGAAGGTGCTGGCCAGCCACAAGTGCCAGATGGACCGCTCCCGGGAGCAGTACGCCCGGGACCTGGCAG CCCTGGAACAGCAGTGTGATGAGCACCGACGTCGAGCCAAGGAACTCAAGCACAAATCTCAGCACCTCAGCAACGTGCTTATGACACTCACGCCCGTCTCCCTGCCGCCCCCCGCGAAGCGGCCGCGGCTCGCGAGGGCCACGTCCGGGCCGGCCGCCATCGCCTCGCAGGTGCTCACCCAGTCTGCCCAGATCGCCCTCAGCCCCGGCGTGCCAGTCTCCCAGCTGACCGGCGTGCCGCTCGGCAAAGTAGTGtccgccctgccctcccctgcgcTGGGCAAGGGGCCCACGCAGGCTGCTCCCGCCGGCTCGCCAGCCTCGCCGCTGCTCGGGGGCTACACGGTGCTGGCCTCGTCGGGTGCCACCTTCCCCAGCACGGTGGAGATCCACCCGGACGCATCCAGCCTCACGGTCCTGAGCACGGCCGCCATGCAGGACGGCAGCACTGTGGTCAAGGTGGTGAGCCCCCTACAGCTGCTCACCCTGCCCGGCCTGGGCCCCACCCTGCAGAACGTGGCTCAGGTGTCGCCCGGGGGCAGCACCATCGTGACAGTGCCCACAGGGGCCGTCGAGAGCGCCGTGGCCGCCTCGGGCCCCGAGGAGCACACTGCCACCATCGAGGTGGCCGCCATGGCGGAAGGCCGAGAGCACAAGTAG